GCCGAGCCAATGCGCACCGCTCGGACCTTGCAGCGCATCTTGCAGACTGTTTTGCGCCGGAGGATAGGGCGCGATGACCGGCGCAAGAAGCGCGAGTAGCACCATCACCACAAGCACGCACAGGGATGCGAACGCCAGCCGCTGCCGCACGAATCGATGTATTGTCCGGAACCGCTCCGAGTGCTTCTTGGCGCCCGAGTTCGGCGCCGCCACATTGACAGTAGGTTCGGTACTCATCAGGTTCTCACCTTCGGACTCAACCATCCGTACGACAGGTCAACCAGCAGATTCACGATCAGCACTACGAACGCGGAGAAGATCCCAATCCCCAGCACAACGGGGATATCGCGCTCCAGGATGGACTTGATGATCTGCGACCCGAGTCCGTTCAGATTGAACACCGTCTCGACCACCACGGTGCTGCCCAGCAGGCGGGATATCTGCACGCCCATCACAGTTACCACGGGCATCGACGCGTTGCGGAAACCGTGCTTGAACACTACCGATCGTCGCCCGACACCTTTCGCCGTTGCCGTTCGGATGTAGTCCAACTCCAGGACGTCACCCAGTGACGCTCGAATGTGTCTGGTTAACTCTGCGGCCACTCCCGTCCCCAGCGTGATGGCAGGTAGGACAAGGTGTTGATACCAACCAACCGGATCCGCGGTGAACTCTACGTAGCCGGTCGCGGGGAACATCGGGATAGATACGGCCAGCCCCAGCACCAGCAGTAGACCGAGGAAGAAGTCCGGAATCGCGATGCCCAAGGATGAGGCGACCACGGCGAACCGGTCGGTCAGTCTGCCGCGACGGGTCGCCGCGATGATTCCCAGCGGAACCGAGATCACAATGGCGAATACCAACGACAGCAAGATCAGGCTCGCCGTCACCGGCAAGCGATCCATGATGATGTCCATGACGTCGCGACCTTGGACGAACGACCGCCCAAAGTCTCCCTGCAGCACGTTCCCCGCCCACAAGAAGTACTGGGCGTAGAGGGGCTTATTGAGGCCCAACCGTTCGCGCGCTTCAGCAACAGTTGCCTCGTCGGCGTCCGGTCCGGCCGCCGCCCGCGCCGGATCGCCCGACGTCATGTGCAGCATGAGGAACGTGATCGTCATGACGATGACGAGCGTGATGACAGCCGATAACAGACGGCGTCCGATATAGGGCAGCATGACCTAGGAGGGGCTGCAGCCTTCGCCCACGGTCACGTCTCGCAAATCCGGTGCGCCCGACCCGAGGTACGGATTCACGTTCAACACGCAGCCCGGCTCGGCGGCATAGATGTTTGCCCGGGTGATGACCGGCAGCGTCGCCACCAACTCGGTGGTGAGCGCGCTCGCCTCCTGCACGGCAGTTGTGCGCGCCTCTGCGTCGCTGTCCGCGATCCCCTGAATCTCGACGATCTTGTCCGCCAGATCTGGGGAGATCACGCCGGCCGGTGCGTACGAGGCGTTCTCGCCGACCAACACTTCAAGCGTCTGGAGCGGATCTGCTCGACCGCCCCAACGGGCCATCATCACGTCACCGACCTCGCCGCTGGTGTAGAGCCCGATCTGGCTGACATCCACTGTCTCGAATTCGACCGTGATTCCGACATCCGCAAGTTGCGCCTGGATCGCCTCAGCTAATTGCAAGTACTCCGGCGTATTGAGCAGCAGCCAACTGAGCGTCACTTCCGGCGTGCCTGCCTCGGCAAGGAGTTCCTTTGCCTTGTCCGGATCATGCGGGTAATCAACGGCGTCCGGAGACGAATACGGAGAATCTCCGGGGAAGACCTGAACGACTGGTTCCGCCGTACCGAAGGAAAGCGCTTCGGCCAGTCCTTCACGATCGAGTGCATAACTGACTGCCTGACGAACCTTCAGATCCTTCAGCGGACCGCTGGTGTTCAGGTACATGACCCATTCGCTGCTGGTGGGATTCACGGTCACCTCGAGCCCGGAGTTCTCGGCTTCGGTGACCTGCCGCGGTGAGACCAGCGCCAGGTTCGCCTCGCCGGACCTCAAGGAATTCAGTCGCGTTTGGTCGTCCGCGACGTACCGCGCGGTGAACTTGGCCGGCCGATCACCCGGGCCGTCCCAGAAGTCATCGAAACGCGACATCACGGTCTCGTCGTTCGGCTCATAGGAGTCGACCATGTACGGGCCAGCCCCGACGGGGTCCAGATCAACACCTGTCGAGCCATCGATCGCATCCGGGCTGATCATCATTCCCAACTGCGTGGCGAGGCGAAACGCGAGTCCCGAGTCTGGCTCCTTGAGGGTGATAAGGACGGTCATCTCGTCCTGCGCCTCGACCTTCGCGATATTCTCCGCGCCGTCCTTGACCGCGATACCGGGCGCGGGGTGGTTCTGGCTGCGTTCAA
The sequence above is a segment of the Cumulibacter soli genome. Coding sequences within it:
- a CDS encoding ABC transporter permease, with the translated sequence MLPYIGRRLLSAVITLVIVMTITFLMLHMTSGDPARAAAGPDADEATVAEARERLGLNKPLYAQYFLWAGNVLQGDFGRSFVQGRDVMDIIMDRLPVTASLILLSLVFAIVISVPLGIIAATRRGRLTDRFAVVASSLGIAIPDFFLGLLLVLGLAVSIPMFPATGYVEFTADPVGWYQHLVLPAITLGTGVAAELTRHIRASLGDVLELDYIRTATAKGVGRRSVVFKHGFRNASMPVVTVMGVQISRLLGSTVVVETVFNLNGLGSQIIKSILERDIPVVLGIGIFSAFVVLIVNLLVDLSYGWLSPKVRT
- a CDS encoding ABC transporter substrate-binding protein, translating into MRLRISAVALVMLLTACGGGTSDDAAEAAPVDPNGELVYLDASGNLDLDPAGSQNDSSFAQTGLYAIYERLLTMTPEGELEPGLATEWGFVNDELTEFELTLRDGVTFHDGAEFNADAVVKNIERSQNHPAPGIAVKDGAENIAKVEAQDEMTVLITLKEPDSGLAFRLATQLGMMISPDAIDGSTGVDLDPVGAGPYMVDSYEPNDETVMSRFDDFWDGPGDRPAKFTARYVADDQTRLNSLRSGEANLALVSPRQVTEAENSGLEVTVNPTSSEWVMYLNTSGPLKDLKVRQAVSYALDREGLAEALSFGTAEPVVQVFPGDSPYSSPDAVDYPHDPDKAKELLAEAGTPEVTLSWLLLNTPEYLQLAEAIQAQLADVGITVEFETVDVSQIGLYTSGEVGDVMMARWGGRADPLQTLEVLVGENASYAPAGVISPDLADKIVEIQGIADSDAEARTTAVQEASALTTELVATLPVITRANIYAAEPGCVLNVNPYLGSGAPDLRDVTVGEGCSPS